ATTAATAAAATCGCAGCCAACCAGAAAAAAGTGATCAACATTCCTTACATTCAAGAAGTGGTTTGCGAATATTTTGGAATTCAGAGAGAGCAATTGCTTTCTAAAACAAGAAAGCGAGAAATTGCGTTACCTAGACAATTGGCTATGTATTTTGCGAAAGAATTTACCAACGCAACTTTCAATAAAATTGGTGAAGAAATGGGCGGCAAAGACCATTCAACCGTAATGTATGCTTGCGACACCATCAAAGATGTTTCGAAGATTGATAAAGAATTAAAGAAATACGTGAAAGAGCTGACCGAAAGGATTAAGCAATAGAAATGGTTCTATAAAATATAAAGGGAGTTTTTTAACTTCCTTTTTTTATTTGTATTTTGCATTTTTAATAAAAATAGGTATGAAAATTTTAATGGTCTGTCTGGGAAATATTTGTAGAAGTCCTCTCGCTGAAGGAATTCTTAAATCTAAACTGCCGGAAAGTTTTACGGTTGATTCTGCCGGTACGATTGACATGCACGAAGGGAAAGCGCCGGATCACCGTTCTATAAAAACAGCGAGAAATTATAATATTGATATTTCTCAGCAAAAGTCGCGACATTTTACCGCAGAGGATTTTGAAAATTATGATCTCATTTATTGCATGGATCGTAATAATGTTGAAGATGTTTTGTCTCTCGCAAAAACTCCGGAAGATCGCAAGAAAGTACATTTAATTTTGGAAAATCAGGAAGTTCCGGATCCTTATTGGAGTGAACTGCCAGAATTCGATCGTGTTTATCACCTTTTAGATCAAGCGTGTGAAAGAATTGCTGCGGATTTAAAGAAGCAGGTAAAAGAACCAAGTAGAAAGTAGAACGAGCAAAGTAAAAACAAGACGGTAAAAAAAATATCTAACTGCAAAGTATTAGCTGTCTCAAATACTCAAAAATAAAATCATCCGAAAAAACAAATCTTCACTTATGTTATTCCTCATCCCCGCTTATTTATCTGAAAACTCACCCGTTGATTATTTTGCACCTGTAATCAAAGAATATATTTTAAAAACGGATTACTTTTTTGTAGAGAATGAAAAAACCGCTCGGAAAGTGGTGAAGTTTTTTGCTCCGGAAAAAAAACAGTCAGATTTGAAGTTATTCCTGCTCGATAAAAATACAGAAAGAAAGGATTTACAGGAAGCACAAATGCTGATGAAAAAGGGTCAGGATTTCGGATTACTCTCCGAAGCGGGTTTGCCATGTATTGCAGATCCCGGAAACGTCATGGTGCAGTGGTGTCATGAAAATAATGTTAAAGTGATCCCTGTGAATGGTCCATCATCAATTATTCTTGCTTTGGTTGCGAGTGGTTTTAATGGTCAGGAATTTACTTTTCATGGCTATTTACCGATAGACAAGTCGGAGAAAAAAGCGAAGATTAAATGGCTCGAAAATCAAGTTCAAAACACAGGATATTCGCAGATTTTTATGGAGACGCCTTACCGAAACAATCCATTGTTCGAAGATTTATGTAAGTTTTTATCACCAACTTCAAAACTGTGTATTGCAGCCAACATTAATGATCCAAAAGACGAATTTATCAGAACATTAACCATTAAAGACTGGCTGAAAAATAAACCTGAACTTCATAAAATACCCGCAGTATTTGTTTTGGGACGATAACTTTAACAACCCTTAACAGCTCTTTTGCACTATTGTTGATTTTAAGGTTGAAAATAAATTATTATGTCAGAAAAAAAATTAGCAGGAATCTGGATGGATTCTGAAAACGCAATTGTTGTAAAAAATCATGATATCGAAAGTGCTTACAAATTTTTCGTTTGTGACCCGGTAAAAAGAGAGGTTCAGCACGGTAATTCCAGCGAAAAGAATGCAAACAATGTTGAGCAGACCAATACCGCAAAATATTTCAAAGATTTGGAGCATTTGATTACAAATACCGAAGAACTTTATTTAACCGGAACCGGGACCATTCAGGAACAATTTAAAAATCATTTGTCGGAAACTGCGCAATTTAAAAACTTAAAAGTTACTTTAGGAACGGACCAGAAAATGAGTCCCGAAGAAGTTTTGGAAACAGTTAAAAAACATTTCAACGCTTAGAAATTTAAATTTCACAAAGCAAAACCGTCTCTTTTAATAAATGAAGAGACGCTTTTTTTTATTTCAATATTTGAGTCCTATTTTCTTTAAAATAAAATGAAGCAGCCAAATTGGACCAATCAAGAGGAACTGTAAATCTTTTAAAAAACTCGGTTTTTTACCTTCCACTTTATGCCCATAAAATTGTCCGATCCAGGAGAGAACAAAAACGACGACAAAGAAAATCCAGGATTGATGTTCAAATTTCACATTGATAAAATAAACCAGATGTTCCATCAACGACATTATAAGAATCGTGATGACTGCAATTCTCCAAGACAGTCTAAAATAAAATATCGTTACCAAAAGAACCGCAACAATACTTACAATGCTAATACAACCAAAATATTGAACACAATAATGTGGGGATGGAATTAATGAAATAAAACCTAAAATCGACCAAAATATCAGTGGAACACAAATCCAGTGAATCATCTCGTTCGTGTGATTTTGATGGCTTTCACCGTATTCGGCAAAGAGTTGATCAATCTTTCTCATAAGTTTTCATGATATTATCAGACTAAATTAATCATTCTTTTAATAAAAAGATTATTTTTTTTAATAATACGTTTCGTGAATTGACTGTCGCTCATTATTTCCTTATTTTTGGCGAAATTATATGACAATGAAGGATTTAATGGGACAGGCAATCTGGGACTATCATCATCATAAAAATGCAGATGATTTACTAACTGAAACTTCCATTTCGGAAATTGATGAATTGCCTGTGGAATATTTTTTTAGGGCGTTTGATGACATGAATTTAATTGAGCAAAAAGCCCTGGCGCTTTCAAAAGGTAAAGTTTTGGATATTGGCGCTGGAGCAGGTTCACACAGTTTATATCTTCAAAATGAAAAAGGACTGGATGTTTTGGCTTTAGATTTCTCTCCTAAATCAATTGAGGTTTGTCAGTTGCGTGGTCTGAAGAACACGGGTTGTTCAGATATTCTTCAGTTTTCCGGTGAAACTTACGATACTGTTTTAATGTTAATGAATGGAACAGGAATTTTTCAAACCTTAGATAAAATCGATTTATACTTAGAAAAATTACATTCACTTTTAAAGAAGGACGGACAAATTTTAATCGACAGCACGGATATTCTCTACATGTACGATCGGGATGACGATGGTGGTGTAATGGTTCCCGCCAATCATTATTACGGCGAAGTGGATTATTTCATCCATTATAAACTCGACACAGAAAAACCGATCAAATGGTTGTATCTGGATTTCGAAACCTTGAAAAGAGCCGTGGAAAATAACGGATTTAAAATTGAAAAAATCCTGCAGGAAGAAGATTCTTTTCTGGCGAGATTAACGAAGAAATAATTGAAAATTTTATTTCTGTAAATTAAGAAAGTCCAATAGAAAATAGCTTGAGAACCAATCGTTGTAATTGTTTAAGATAATGATGAAAATTGGGATTGCCAACATTGCCGGAATTAATAAGGACTTAGAGCGATAAGGTAATCTTTTCGGCATTGCAGTGACCCAAATTAGAGTCAAAATTGCTGGTCCTAAAACCATTGGTAAAAGTTCAGAATTATACTTTCCGTGATTTCCAAAATTATTTTCGACTATAAATTGATAAGCATAATATTGAAATGGAACGTAAATTATACCAAATATCAGAGTAAGAATTGCAGAGGTGTATTTATTCAGCGTACTGAAATTTAAAGCCATTAAAATAGCTCCGAACAAGGTCCCAAGAAATAGGCTTGAAGTCCAGATCAGTGTTTTTGAGTGTAATGCAATGGCAGAAGGATCGTCTGTAATGTGGTCTTTTAGATCCTCTTGTTCATCCTTTAGTTTCTGTTCTTCGGAATCAATTTTATTTTGAATGATATTCTGGATATCTGCTTTTTCTACATCGTTGAAAATTCGTCCTCTTTCTTCCAATATTTGAACAGCAATTTGTACCGCTTCAGGAACAAAACGGTTATCTTTTTCTAAATATTTTTCCAGTTCAAGGTCGGAAAGTTTTGATAAAACACTTTTCTTTACCATAAAAAAAATGGGCATTTGCGATGCCCATTCATTTGTTTTAAATTTAATTTTTATCCGATCTCAATACCGTTTTCTACTTGCTTTTCAGGAGTTACGAATACTAATTTTCCGTCAGCGTCATTTGTTAAAAGCAACATTCCCTGAGATTCGATTCCTCTGATTTTACGTGGTGCAAGATTTAATAAGATCATGACTTGTTTTCCCACGCATTCCTCCGGCGTGAAGCTTTCAGCAACTCCAGATACAACTGTTCTTACGTCAACGCCAGTATCTACGGAGAATTTCAATAGTTTATCTGCTTTCTCTACTTTTTCTGCAGTCAGAATTGTAGCAGTTCTTAAATCTATTTTGGTAAAATCATCAAATTGAATTTCTTCTTTCATCGGGTTGGCTTTAGGATTTGTTTTTTTATTGGATTCTTTGGTGTTCTCTAATTTCTGAATTTGAAATTCAATGGTTTCATCTTCAATTTTAGAAAATAATAATTCTGCCGGATTAATTAAATGTCCGGTTTTGATCAAAACTTTTTCGTTTTTAATGTCTTTCCAATTAAGTTGAGGAACATTAAACATTTTCTGTAATTTCTCCGCACTGAAAGGTAGGAATGGTTCACAAATCTGTGCTAAACCAACTGCGATTTGAGCGGCAATAAATAAAGAACCTGCAGCTTTTTCCGGGTTATCTTTAATGGTTTTCCAAGGTTCTTCAATCTGAAGATATTGATTTCCGAAACGTGCTAAATTCATCATTGAAGTCAAAGCATTTCTGAATTCATAATGCTCTAAGAAATTTTCAACTTCGGTAGCGGCTTTCGTAATTTCATTTAATTCTTCTGCATTTTCATTTCCAGCAGGAACAACGCCGTCGTAATATTTGTGAATCAAAACGGCAACTCTATTAATAAAGTTTCCGAAAATCCCCACCAATTCAGAATTGTTTTTGGTTTGGAAATCTTTCCACGTAAAGTTATTGTCTTTGGTTTCCGGAGCGGAAGATAGAAGAGTATAACGCAGAACATCTTGCTGTCCCGGGAATTCCTGAACATATTCGTGAGCCCAAACTGCCCAGTTACGGGAAGTTGAGATTTTGTCGTTTTCTAAATTTAAAAATTCAAAAGCAGGAACATTGGTTGGCATAATATAGTCGCCATGAGCTTTCATCATCGCCGGGAAAATAATACAGTGGAAAACAATATTGTCTTTTCCAATAAAATGCACTAAATCTGTATTTTCATTTTGCCAGTAATCTTTCCAGTCTTTTCCATTTTTTTCAGCCCATTGCTGGGCGAAAGAAATATAGCCAATCGGCGCATCAAACCAAACATAAAGTACTTTTCCTTCTGCATTTGGAAGTGGAACGGGAACGCCCCAGTTCAAATCACGGGTCATCGCTCTCGGTTTCAAACCGTCAGTTAACCATGATTTTACCTGTCCGTAAACATTCGGTTTCCAGTCGTCTTTATGTCCTTCAATGATCCATTCGTTCAAGAAATCTTCGTATTCATTTAAAGGAAGATACCAGTTTTTAGTTTCCTTTAAAATGGGAACATTTCCACTCAACATTGATTTTGGATTTATCAATTCTGAGGGCGAAAGGGTAGAGCCACATTTTTCGCACTGATCACCATAAGCGTTTTCGTTGCCGCAATTCGGGCATGTTCCTACAATGTAACGGTCGGCAAGAAATTCATCGGCTTGTTCATCGAAATATTGTTCTGAAACTTCTTCGACAAACTTTCCTTTATTACATAAGGTCTTGAAAAAGTCCTGACTAACATCGTGATGTCTTTTAGAAGTTGTTCTGGAATATTCATCAAAAGAAATTCCCAAATCTTCGAAAGATTGTTTGATGATTCCGTGGTATTTGTCAACGATATCTTGTGGAGTTACGCCTTCTTTTTTTGCACGTATCGTAATCGGAATTCCGTGTTCATCGGAGCCGCAAATAAAAGCAACGTCTTTTCCCAATCTTCTTTGAAATCTTGCATACACATCGGCGGGAATATAAACTCCAGCCAAATGACCAATATGAACCGGTCCGTTTGCGTACGGTAAGGCGGCCGTAATCATCTTTCTATCTGACATCATGTTTGTCTAATTTTTTGCAAAGATAAGGGTTATCGAATGGATTTGAAAATTTACAGACTTATTCCTAGCGAATCATATTGAAATTTTAAATGAATACCAATTTTCGGTTCTAGTATCGTTTTTTTTGCTAAACAGTAGTTTAAATTAATGTTAATTTTAACAAAAACACTAATGATGCTGTCTTTGCGTTATTTTTCTAAGTATGAGGTGTTTATGCATTGTGTTGGCTTTTTTGTAGTGATAATTATCATTAATAATTAACATTTTCTTAAAAAAAAATAGGATACATGAAAAAAATGTTAAATTGCATGGCTACTTTTAATTAAGTATTTAGATTGAATATTAATCCATAAATTTTATTTTTGTGAGAAACTATACGAAAGTTTTAAAAATTGCGCCAGCCTTCTTATTGCTTGGAGCAATGTTAGACGCACAAACAACAGATTCTGTAAAAACAGCTGATATTGAGCAAGTTGTTCTGATTGGTTACGGAGCCAAGAAAAAATCTGATTTAACAGGATCTATTACAGCGATTTCTGCTAAAGACTTTAATGGTGGAAGTATTACATCACCAGAGGAGTTGATCCAAGGAAAAGCTTCGGGAATCCAAATTACAACCAACAGTGGAGCACCCGGTGCCGGTTCCACCATTAGAATTAGAGGAGGTGCATCTTTGAACGCAAGCAATGATCCACTCATTGTTATTGATGGGGTTCCTGTTGATAACAGTGGTATTGCAGGTGCATCTAACCCATTATCATTGATCAATCCAAATGATATTGAGAGTTTTAATATTCTAAAAGATGCTTCTGCAGCTGCTATTTATGGAAGTAGAGCTTCAAATGGTGTTATTATAATTACCACCAAAAAAGGAACTTCGGGCAAACTTAAAGCCAACTATACGACCACCACATCTGTGTATGAAAAGATGGGGAATATCGATATGCTTAGTGCTGATGATTTCCGAAAATTGGTTATAGATAAAGGAACTCCATTGTATCAGAGTTTTTTAGGAAAAGCAAACACCAATTGGCAGAATGAGATTTACCAGACCGCTTTAGGTTTTGATAATAATATATCATTATCTGGGGGTGTGAAAGGACTGCCGTATAGGTTGTCTTTAGGATATTTAAATCAGGATGGAATTATCAGGACCAATAATATTGAAAGATCAACAGCTGCTTTAAACTTAAACCCTAAATTATTTGACAAACATCTGGATATTAATTTTAATATTAAAGGTTCATATGTTGAGAATCGTTTTAAAGATGATCGTGCAGTAGGATCGGCAATCGTTTTTGATCCTACTCAATCAGTATATAATTCAGATTTTGCAGAATATGGAGGTTACTGGGAATGGTTAAATACCACAGGAACGCCTAATACTAATGCAACGAAAAATCCACTGTCTTTTCTAAATCAGCGAGAGGATCTTTCTTATGTCCGTCGGGTTTTAGGAAATATACAGTTTGATTATAAAATGCATTTTTTACCAGAGTTGCGAGCAAATCTTAACCTTGGATATGACTACAGTGATTCAAACGGTAATACAACAGTATTACCAACTGCAGCGATTGAGTATTACAGAAGTGGGTCGTACAGAAGTTATAGTCAGGAAAAGAAAAATAAACTCCTTGAATTTTATCTGAATTATACCAAGAATTTTGAATCGATAAAATCATTGGTTGATTTAACTGCAGGGTATTCTTATCAGGATTGGCAGCGGTCTGATCCATTTGCACCAACATTATTTGGTGACGGAACAAAAGACCCTTCAGCTGGAAATGATGGTTTTACACAAAATACGTTATTGTCTTATTTTGCCAGACTTAATTATACATTCAATAACAAATATTTATTTACCGGTTCCATTCGTCGTGACGCTTCATCGCGGTTTGGAAAAGATAACCGAGTGGGTTATTTCCCATCGGCTGCCGTAGCATGGAGAATTGATCAGGAAGATTTTCTTAAAGGATCATCAACAATCTCCACTCTTAAATTGAGAGCGGGTTGGGGAGAAACAGGACAACAGGATATCAGTAATAGTGGTGATTACCCATATTTAGCCAGATATGTAATATCAAACAGTGGTGCACAATATCAGATCGGTTCTGATTTTTACAATACATTGCGAGCACAAGGATATGATGCCAATATTAAATGGGAAACTACAACTACTACAAACCTTGGACTTGATTTTGGATTTTTAAACGATAGAATTAATGGTAATATAGAGTTGTATCAAAAAGATACCAAGGATTTGCTAAGTGTTGTGCCTGTGCCAGCTGGTGCTAACTTAACCAATCTTCTACTTACGAATGTAGGAGATATGAGAAACCGAGGTATTGAATTGAATCTTAATGCTGCAGTTATTAAAAGCGATAGTTTCAATTGGGATGTCAATTTTAATTTAACTCATTATAAATCAGAGATTACAGATTTAGCATCTACGCAGGTGCTAACCGGAGGTATCGGAGGTGGAACAGGATCAACCATTCAGGTACATTCGGAAGGGTATATGCCAAATGCATTCTATGTTTATCAACAGGTATATGATCAAATAGGAATGCCTGTAGAAGGACAGTATGTCGATTTAAATGACGATGGGATTATCAATAGTGAAGACTTATACCGTTATAAATCACCAGCACCAGATGTTCTTTTCGGATTCTCATCTAAGATGGACTATAAGAACTGGGATTTAGGATTTAGTTTAAGAGCTAGTATCGGAAACTATGTATATAATAATGTGGCTTCGCAATATGGTAACTTACAGGGTATTGGTTTAAATAACTATTTGCAAAATGTAAATTACAGTTATTTTGACACGCAATTTATTACAGCACAATATCAAAGTGATTACTATGTGGAAAATGCATCATTTTTAAGAATGGATAATATTAATTTAGGTTATAATTTCCCTAACTTTTTTAATGATACAAGACTTCGCGTTTTCGGGTCGGTTCAAAATGCATTCATTATAACGAATTACAGTGGTTTGGATCCTGAAGTATTTAACGGGATTGATAATAATCTTTACCAAAGACCACGGGTATATTCGCTAGGGCTTAATTTTCAATTTTAAATAACAAGACAAAAATGAAATTTCTAATCAAACATAAATTAATGACTGCCGGCTTAGCCGTGAGTTTATTATTAGTATCATGTGAAAAGGATCTGGAGCGACTGCCTCAGACTGAAATTACTTCAGCATCTGTTTACTCCGACTTTAATAATTATAAAGGCGTATTGGCAAAAATATATGCAGGACTAGCTGTTAGCGGACAGGAAGGAGGAGACGGAAACCCAGATATAGGCGGTATCGATGGTGGTATGTCTAACTATTTACGCCAGTATTTTCAATTGCAAGAGCTGCCAACAGATGAAGCGGTGATTGCCTGGGGAGATACAGGATTACCAGAATTACATAATATGAACTGGGGTTCTAGCAATCCATTTATTACTGCTTTATATTACCGTATTTACTATCAAATTGCATTTTCTAACGAGTTTATTAGAGAGACTTCAGATGAGAAATTAGCTTCGCGAAATATTGCCGGCTCTCAAGCTGATGAAGCTAAACTGTTCCGTAATGAGGCACGTTTCATGCGTGCACTTAGTTACACTCATGCAATAGATCTTTTTGGTAATGGACCTTTCGTTACTGAGAAAGATGTGGTAGGCGTTACACCCCCTCCAAGAATTGAAAGAAAAGCACTTTTTGACTATGTGGAAAGTGAACTCAAAGATTTAGAAAATTTATTGAAAGATCCACGAACCAACGAATATGGTCGGGCAGATAAAGCAGCAGTTTGGATGCTACTTTCAAAATTGTACCTTAATGCAGAAGTTTACACCGGAAAGTCACGCTACAGTGAAGCGCGTACTTATGCTGAAAAAGTAATTAATGCTAGTTATTCACTAAAACCAAATTATAATGAATTGTTTTTGGCAGATAATAATCTAGATAATAATGAGGTTATTTTTTCTGTAAACTTTGATGGTGTTCATACCAGAACCTTTGGTGGAACAACGTACATCATTCATGGTTCTACTGGAGGATCTATGGTGCCTAGCAATTACGGAATCAACAGTGGCTGGGGAGGACTCCGCAGTACGAAAAATATTGCGCAACTATTTCCAGCGGTCGATGGTTCTGTTGATAAAAGAGGGAATTTCCATACCGATGGACAAAGTTTTGAAATTAACGATGTTGCTACTTTTACGGATGGATATCCAATTATTAAATTTAAAAATATTACACGCAGTGGTGCACCAGGTTCTGATACAGGCGGGGATTTTGTAGATACAGATTTTCCACTATTTCGTTTAGGTGATGCATATCTAATTTATGCGGAATCAGTTCTGCGTGGAGGTGGCGGTAGCATGGCAACTGCAATACAATATGTTAATTTGCTGCGTCAAAGAGCATATAGTAACACTTCTGGCAATGTTTCTTCTATTAATCTTGATTTCATATTGGATGAGAGAGCGAGAGAATTATCGTGGGAAGCTACAAGAAGAACCGACCTTATCCGTTTCGGTAAATTTACTTCGGGCTCTTATTTATGGCCGTTCAAAGGTGGTGTGAAAGATGGAAGACAGGTAGAAAGTTTCCGGAATCTTTATCCGATTCCAGCGAGTGATTTAAATGCAAATCCAAATCTTATTCAGAACGAAGGTTATTAATATTCACAAGAAAAATATTACATAAAATGAAAAATATATTTAAAGTTTTATTCGCATTGACCATCGCTTTGTTTTTGGTTTCTTGCGATAAAGATGAAGATCGAGCAGTACTGGGAAATCCTTCGGATTCTTCTCTATCTGCATCCGCAACTTCTTTGGTTTTAACAAAAGATAATGCTGATGAAACAGCAGTTACATTCTCATTGGAAAACCCTAATTATGGCGTACAGCTTTCACAGACCGATCAACTGGAATTCGCAATAGCAGGAACTAATTTTGAAACTCCAAAAGTAGTACAAATTGCAGCTGGCGAAAATGAAATATCCTATACGGTACAACAGTTTAATGCATTGATGCTTAACATGGCACTACCAGTGGATGTAGTAACCCCAATTGAAGTCCGTCTTAAATCAACTGTTGGAAATCTTACACCCGTGTACTCAACTAAGATTCAAATGTCTGTCACTCCTTATGCCTTAATTTCTTATTTGTATGCGCCAGGTGCTTATCAAAACTGGGAACCAGCAACTGCAAATACTCTAATATCCGCAACCAGTAATGGAATTTATGAAGGGTTTATTCATTTTTCGGAAGCCAATTCAGAATTTAAAATTACGGTTGACAGAAATTGGGAAAATGGTTACGGAAGTAACGATAACATCTCTCTGTTATTAAATGGAGGTGGTAATTTAAAAGCCGTAAATGAAGGATCTCAAAAATTAACGGTGAATCTAAATACGCAAAAATTCGCGCTCACGCCTTACGTTTGGGGGATTATTGGAAGTGGATCACCAGGTGGGTGGGACAATGATACTGATTTGAAATGGAATGAAACAGCAAAAAAATGGGAAATTGGGAATGTCGCGCTTACAGCTGGGGAAATCAAATTTAGACTCAACCACGATTGGGGAACTAATTATGGTGGGTCAAACGGTTTTTTAGCACTGGGTGGCGATAATATTTCAGTGTCGGTCGCAGGAAATTACAACATTTCCTTAGATTTGGTGAATTTGACTTATACACTAACAAAACTTTAATTTCGATCTTAAATTAAAACAAAAAAACTGTTGCCTTTTAGCAGCAGTTTTTTTGTTTTAATAGGTAAATGACAGGTGAAATCCTTTGTCATTACGCCCATTTTCTCTACATTTATTGATTCGAAAAATAACATATGAAAAATATAAAAATATCGGCACTTTTCCTTGTGGTGGGAAGTTTTATTCTTAATGCTCAATCTTTAAAATCTCCTGATGGAAAATTTGAAATGAGCTTTCAACTGAAAGAAGGGGTGCCGTATTACGATCTAAAATACCAAGGAAAAACTGTTGTAGAAGAGTCCAAATTAGGATTAAGACTCTTGCGGGATGGTGATATCCAGTTCGCTTCTGAAATAGAAAATAAAGATCAGAAAGGAAAAAATTTGGATAATGGATTTACCAAGACTGCAGAGAAATTTGATGCCAAAAACGAGACTTGGGATCCAATTATGGGAGAAAAAAAATCCTATATTAATC
This DNA window, taken from Kaistella carnis, encodes the following:
- a CDS encoding SusC/RagA family TonB-linked outer membrane protein gives rise to the protein MLDAQTTDSVKTADIEQVVLIGYGAKKKSDLTGSITAISAKDFNGGSITSPEELIQGKASGIQITTNSGAPGAGSTIRIRGGASLNASNDPLIVIDGVPVDNSGIAGASNPLSLINPNDIESFNILKDASAAAIYGSRASNGVIIITTKKGTSGKLKANYTTTTSVYEKMGNIDMLSADDFRKLVIDKGTPLYQSFLGKANTNWQNEIYQTALGFDNNISLSGGVKGLPYRLSLGYLNQDGIIRTNNIERSTAALNLNPKLFDKHLDINFNIKGSYVENRFKDDRAVGSAIVFDPTQSVYNSDFAEYGGYWEWLNTTGTPNTNATKNPLSFLNQREDLSYVRRVLGNIQFDYKMHFLPELRANLNLGYDYSDSNGNTTVLPTAAIEYYRSGSYRSYSQEKKNKLLEFYLNYTKNFESIKSLVDLTAGYSYQDWQRSDPFAPTLFGDGTKDPSAGNDGFTQNTLLSYFARLNYTFNNKYLFTGSIRRDASSRFGKDNRVGYFPSAAVAWRIDQEDFLKGSSTISTLKLRAGWGETGQQDISNSGDYPYLARYVISNSGAQYQIGSDFYNTLRAQGYDANIKWETTTTTNLGLDFGFLNDRINGNIELYQKDTKDLLSVVPVPAGANLTNLLLTNVGDMRNRGIELNLNAAVIKSDSFNWDVNFNLTHYKSEITDLASTQVLTGGIGGGTGSTIQVHSEGYMPNAFYVYQQVYDQIGMPVEGQYVDLNDDGIINSEDLYRYKSPAPDVLFGFSSKMDYKNWDLGFSLRASIGNYVYNNVASQYGNLQGIGLNNYLQNVNYSYFDTQFITAQYQSDYYVENASFLRMDNINLGYNFPNFFNDTRLRVFGSVQNAFIITNYSGLDPEVFNGIDNNLYQRPRVYSLGLNFQF
- a CDS encoding Mpo1 family 2-hydroxy fatty acid dioxygenase; the protein is MRKIDQLFAEYGESHQNHTNEMIHWICVPLIFWSILGFISLIPSPHYCVQYFGCISIVSIVAVLLVTIFYFRLSWRIAVITILIMSLMEHLVYFINVKFEHQSWIFFVVVFVLSWIGQFYGHKVEGKKPSFLKDLQFLLIGPIWLLHFILKKIGLKY
- a CDS encoding SAM-dependent methyltransferase; the protein is MLFLIPAYLSENSPVDYFAPVIKEYILKTDYFFVENEKTARKVVKFFAPEKKQSDLKLFLLDKNTERKDLQEAQMLMKKGQDFGLLSEAGLPCIADPGNVMVQWCHENNVKVIPVNGPSSIILALVASGFNGQEFTFHGYLPIDKSEKKAKIKWLENQVQNTGYSQIFMETPYRNNPLFEDLCKFLSPTSKLCIAANINDPKDEFIRTLTIKDWLKNKPELHKIPAVFVLGR
- a CDS encoding low molecular weight protein-tyrosine-phosphatase; amino-acid sequence: MKILMVCLGNICRSPLAEGILKSKLPESFTVDSAGTIDMHEGKAPDHRSIKTARNYNIDISQQKSRHFTAEDFENYDLIYCMDRNNVEDVLSLAKTPEDRKKVHLILENQEVPDPYWSELPEFDRVYHLLDQACERIAADLKKQVKEPSRK
- a CDS encoding RagB/SusD family nutrient uptake outer membrane protein, producing the protein MKFLIKHKLMTAGLAVSLLLVSCEKDLERLPQTEITSASVYSDFNNYKGVLAKIYAGLAVSGQEGGDGNPDIGGIDGGMSNYLRQYFQLQELPTDEAVIAWGDTGLPELHNMNWGSSNPFITALYYRIYYQIAFSNEFIRETSDEKLASRNIAGSQADEAKLFRNEARFMRALSYTHAIDLFGNGPFVTEKDVVGVTPPPRIERKALFDYVESELKDLENLLKDPRTNEYGRADKAAVWMLLSKLYLNAEVYTGKSRYSEARTYAEKVINASYSLKPNYNELFLADNNLDNNEVIFSVNFDGVHTRTFGGTTYIIHGSTGGSMVPSNYGINSGWGGLRSTKNIAQLFPAVDGSVDKRGNFHTDGQSFEINDVATFTDGYPIIKFKNITRSGAPGSDTGGDFVDTDFPLFRLGDAYLIYAESVLRGGGGSMATAIQYVNLLRQRAYSNTSGNVSSINLDFILDERARELSWEATRRTDLIRFGKFTSGSYLWPFKGGVKDGRQVESFRNLYPIPASDLNANPNLIQNEGY
- a CDS encoding class I SAM-dependent methyltransferase: MKDLMGQAIWDYHHHKNADDLLTETSISEIDELPVEYFFRAFDDMNLIEQKALALSKGKVLDIGAGAGSHSLYLQNEKGLDVLALDFSPKSIEVCQLRGLKNTGCSDILQFSGETYDTVLMLMNGTGIFQTLDKIDLYLEKLHSLLKKDGQILIDSTDILYMYDRDDDGGVMVPANHYYGEVDYFIHYKLDTEKPIKWLYLDFETLKRAVENNGFKIEKILQEEDSFLARLTKK
- the metG gene encoding methionine--tRNA ligase encodes the protein MSDRKMITAALPYANGPVHIGHLAGVYIPADVYARFQRRLGKDVAFICGSDEHGIPITIRAKKEGVTPQDIVDKYHGIIKQSFEDLGISFDEYSRTTSKRHHDVSQDFFKTLCNKGKFVEEVSEQYFDEQADEFLADRYIVGTCPNCGNENAYGDQCEKCGSTLSPSELINPKSMLSGNVPILKETKNWYLPLNEYEDFLNEWIIEGHKDDWKPNVYGQVKSWLTDGLKPRAMTRDLNWGVPVPLPNAEGKVLYVWFDAPIGYISFAQQWAEKNGKDWKDYWQNENTDLVHFIGKDNIVFHCIIFPAMMKAHGDYIMPTNVPAFEFLNLENDKISTSRNWAVWAHEYVQEFPGQQDVLRYTLLSSAPETKDNNFTWKDFQTKNNSELVGIFGNFINRVAVLIHKYYDGVVPAGNENAEELNEITKAATEVENFLEHYEFRNALTSMMNLARFGNQYLQIEEPWKTIKDNPEKAAGSLFIAAQIAVGLAQICEPFLPFSAEKLQKMFNVPQLNWKDIKNEKVLIKTGHLINPAELLFSKIEDETIEFQIQKLENTKESNKKTNPKANPMKEEIQFDDFTKIDLRTATILTAEKVEKADKLLKFSVDTGVDVRTVVSGVAESFTPEECVGKQVMILLNLAPRKIRGIESQGMLLLTNDADGKLVFVTPEKQVENGIEIG